GGCCAACTACAGCCAGACGCTCACCGGATTGGGAAAGTGGTGGGGGCGAAAGCCGCTTGTACTGGTGCGTGCCGCTTTACTGGGACTTCTGCTGCCGGCCACGGATGATTCAGAGAAGGACCGTGAAGTCTTTCTGGCCCTGATGACCATGGACGAAGAGGGACTCTGGCGCCGAAAGGAAGCGGCGAAGAGAAACATCGCGCCCACGGAAATCGTGCGAGTGCTCACGGACGAAGAGCATCACGACCGGGTGGTAGCCCGAGTAGGCGACTTTGCCAGCGCGCTTCCCGGACTGACGCACGACCTCAAGTCGACGCTGTTTGGATTTGTCACGACGAATTCCAGGAAGGAAGACTCGTTCCGTTGGAAGAAGGACGCCACGACCGCCGAGAAGGTGGCGCTCGAACGGCTGGCGTTCCAATCGCTCTACTATGATGAGAAGATCGAGTATGGCGTGCGCGCCGAGCATCTTGAAGGGCCTTCTCCTGAAGCGTGGCAGAAGATCAACTCCCACCTCGGCACCTCTGCCGCGTCCCTTCCCGAGCTCGTGCGTGAGTTGGGCATGCGGCGCTTCGGCCATGTCCCGCGCGTGGGCGATGCCTTCTGCGGCGGCGGCAGCATTCCCTTTGAAGCCGCACGACTGGGATGCGATGTCTACGCGAGCGATCTCAACCCGGTAGCGGCGCTCCTGACCTGGGCTGCTTTGAACATTGTGGGCGGCGGCCCCGAGGTGGCCGAAGAGGTGCGGCGTGCACAGGAAGAGATCTACAACGCCGTGGACAGGCAGATCACCGAGTGGGGCATTGAGCACAACGCCAAAGGCCATCGCGCGGACGCCTATCTCTACTGCATGGAGGTGCTTGATCCCGAGACGGGCTGGCGGGTGCCGCTTGCGCCGAGCTGGGTGATTGGCGAGAAGACCAAGACGGTGGCCATCCTGGAACCGCTGCCCAAAGAGCAGCGCTATCGCATCCGGATCAAGATGGATGCTACGCCGGCCGAGATGAAGGCTGCCAAGGCTGGCACGGTACAGGGCGGCTACGTGGTCCACCCCAAGAACAAGAACCGCGTGCCCATGTCTTTGATCCGCCGGGAGAATGCGGAGGGCCTGCGCCTGTGGGAGTCCGACGACATCGTTCCGCGACCGGACGATGTATTTCAGGAACGATTGTACTGCATTCGGTGGGTGGCCCCCTATTACGAAATCAAAGACGGCAAAGTCTGGAAGCGACTGACGGTGGCCGAGGCCGAAGCACTGGACAACTTTGAGCGGCGTATCGCGGACAAAACCTTGCGCAAGCAGGAGGAGCGCTATTACGCCGAGCCCGATGCAGAGGATCAGGCGCGAGAAGAGCGCGTGCTGGAACTGCTGCGTGAACGCTTCGTGGATTGGCAGAAGCAGGGGTTCATTCCGGACAAGAAGATTGAGCCGGGGCCGAAGACTAGCGAGCCAATTCGGACGCGCGGGTGGACGCACTGGCATCAACTATTTCCTCCCCGTCAACTCCTCTTTCTTGGGGCGACTAGCCTACATCTCATGCGGCACAATGATTCGGCACCCATGCGAGTGGCATCTTTGCTGGCTCTCGGCCGAGTGACCGACTGGGTCACCAAGCTTTGTCGGTGGGGAACGGGCCAGAACCGTGAATCGATTGCGCAGACGTTCTTCAATCAAGCATTGAATGTCATGTATAACTTCGGGGCGAAAGGACTCTCCCTCACGCTGGGGAACTTCTTCAACGCGGATATGTCTCGTGAGGCTTTTGTCTCAAGCACCGTCTGTGGCGTGTGCTCCGCTCTGGCTTTGGAAGCGGATTGCGACGTTTGGATCACAGACCCGCCCTATGCCGACGCCGTGAACTACCACGAGCTCTCCGAGTTCTTCCTAGCTTGGTATGAAAAGCACCTGGCCAAGCTCTTTCCGGAATGGTCCACCGACTCCCGTCGCGCATTGGCCATCAAGGGCGAAGGGGAGGACTTTCGCCGTTCCATGGTGGCCGCCTACTCGAACCTGACCAAACACATGCCGGACAACGGCCTGCAAATCGTGATGTTCACGCACCAGGATGCGGGCGTCTGGGCCGATCTGGCCGTGATTCTGTGGGCCTCGGGTCTGCATGTCACCGCCGCGTGGACGATTGCCACCGAGACGACCTCGGCGCTGAAAGACGGCAACTACGTGCAGGGGACCGTGCTGCTCGTGCTCCGCAAGAACACGTCCACCGAGACGGCTTTCCTGGATGAACTGGTACCGCGCATTGAAGAGGAAGTGCGCCGACAGGTGGAGTCCATGGAGCGCATCGAGGACAAGGAAGAACCCAACTTCGGCGACACGGACTACCAACTGGCCGCCTACGCCGCAGCCCTGCGGGTGCTCACCGGGTACGGGCAAATAGAGGACCTCGACGTGGAACGCGAACTGACCCGGCCGCGCGGCAAAGGGGTCAAGAGCGCTCTGGAAACGATTGTTGAAAACGCACGCGATGTGGCCGCTTCGATTCGGATTCCGGAAGGCCTCGGCAAACTGCTCTGGAACGATCTGGCCCCGGTGGAACGGCTCTACCTCCGCGGGTTGGATCTGGAATCCAAGGGTGAGCTGCGTGCCGGCGCCTATCAGGAGCTGGCGCGAACGTACGGCGTGCGGGACTACCCGGAGCTTCTGGCCAGCGCTCGCGCCAATGAGGCGCGGGTGAAATCGGCGCGCGAGTTCAGCAATCGGAACCTCGGAACGGAGGGCTTCGGGTCGACGCTGGTCCGCCAATTGCTGTACGCCGTGTCCGTGGCTACGACGGATGAATCGCCGCAATCGGGACGCAACTATCTGAAGACAGAAGTCGAGGGCTTCGGGCGCAAGCGCGCCCATATCGTGGCGCTCTTGCGTTACCTGGCTCGCTTTCAGCACACCCTCCCCGAACGCGCAGCGGAATGCCGCATGGCGGAACTGCTGGCCGGTCTCATCGAAAACGATATCGACTGACGATGATACGGCGCTACTCCTCACGGCAACCCGGCCCGGGAAACAACTCGCTTGGGCGCACGTTCCTGGCCAAGGCACTCAAGCAGGCCAGGACCTACGACCGCATTGCGGGCTACTTCAGTCCTTCCATCCTGGAAGTGGCGGGCGAAGAAATCGAAGCCATCAAGCGTGTCCGTGTGATTGCCAATTCGCAGGTCACGTTCGGGCGATTCTCGGCCGGTGGTCGTGTTTCAGAAAGTGCCCGCAAAGAAGCGCTGTGGCAGGAGTGGTGCGCCGAGGATCCATCGGCCCGAGCGATGCCGAACAACGTACTCGAACGGCTCTACCACCTGCTGGACAGCGGCCAGATGACTGTGCGCATTCTGCCCAACGACCGCTTCGGGCTGATCCACGGCAAGGCGGGTGTTATCACCTACTACGACGATTCGCAAACCAGTTTTGTGGGCAGCGCCAACGAGTCGCTGCAGGCCTTTCAGCTCAACTACGAGCTGATATGGGAAGATGACTCGCCCGAGGCGATTGCCTGGGTGCAAAATGAGTTCAACACACTGTGGGGCGCCCCCGATGCCTTCGACCTGACGCGCGACATCATCGACGACGTGTTGCGCACCGCCAAACGGCGCGTGCGCACGCAATTGGAGTGGTGCGCCAACCCGAATCCGGCGGCGCCGATTGTGGAAAGCCCGGTGTACCGCAAGCACGCGGGACTCTGGAGCCACCAGAAATACTTTGTTCAGCGCGCCTTTGAGGAGCACCTTGAGCACGACGGCGCCCGACTGATCCTGGCCGACCAGGTGGGTCTCGGTAAGACGATCCAATTGGCCATGGCCGCGCAACTCATGGCGCTGCACAGCCCGGACAATCGTCCCGTCCTCATCGTCGTTCCCAGCACGCTACTCGGCCAATGGCAGGGGGAGCTCTGGAACCTGCTCGAAGTGCCTTCGGCCTATTGGAACAACCGCGCATGGGTGGATGAGTACGGCGTGGAAGGGGAACGCCACAAAGACGGTGAGATTGGCATTGCAAAATGCCCGCGTCGTATCGGCATCGTTTCGCAGGGTTTGATCTTCCGCGGCAGCGACACGGTCCAGGCCCTGCTGCGCAAGAAGTACGAGTGCGTCATCGTCGACGAGGCCCACCGCGCGCGAGCCCGTGCGACGCCCGGCGGAAAACGCGGGAGCGGGTCCGCAGACGCAAACAATCTCTTGAGCTTCATTCGCGCGGTGTCGCCACGGACCCGCAGTCTGCTCCTTGCAACAGCCACCCCCGTACAGATGGACCCTGTGGAGGCCTGGGACCTGCTCGCCGCTTTGGCCGAGGGCCGTACCGACGTGTTTGGCGGAAAGTACAGCCAATGGTGGAAGGACCCCGCTCAGGCGGTAGGCGCCGCGATTGAAGGCGTTCCCGGACTAAACGAGCAGGAATTCTGGAACTGGGTTCGCAGCCCCCTCCCGCCCGAAGGCGAAAAGGATGCCGATGGCGGCGAGCCCTTCCGTGCCATCCGCGACAGTCTGGCGATGGGACCTCATGAATATGAGGCAAAACTCGATGACCTTGAAAGATTGGATGCCCCTGCCCGGAGTCGCGTTGCCAATCTACGCGGGACTTTCTTTCTATTTCACAATCCCTTCATTCGCCGCATCGTTCGCCGAACTCGCCTTGCCCTGGAAACGACGCTCGACCCGGAAACTGGCCGACCGATGCTGGACCCTGTTGCGGTGCGCCTGTGCGGTGAATCCGGTCGGGATTCGCTCGAACTTTCCTCTTACCTGCAGGATGCCTATGACACAGCCCGCGAATACTGTGCAACTGTCGCCAAAGCGCGCCGTGGGAGCGGATTCCTGGAGACCTTGCTCTTGCGCCGTATCGGCAGCTCGATGGCCGCCGGCATGTCTACGGCTCAAAAGCTGCAGGGCGGGACTTCGGAGGAAGACCTGTCCAAAGAATATGAGGACAGTGAGGATGAACCGGAGCTACCCGGTTCTCTTCCCCGCCTTCAGTCAGAACAGCACCAGCTTCTCTCGCGGGTCATCCAGTGCCTGGCGACAGCAGCCGAAGAGGGCGCCGATCCCAAGCTCGCACGGATTCGCCAGATACTGGATCGTGGAGTTGAGGGCACGGGCCCCTGGCTCGAACGGGGTTGCATCATCTTTACCCAGTACTTCGACAGCGCACAATGGCTCGCGCAGGAGCTGACGAGCGCCTACCCAGAGCTGCCCATCGGGCTCTACGCGGGCTCAAACAAGTCTTCCCTCTTCTTCGGCGGCTATGCCGAGCCCATGGCGCGGGAAGAGATCAAGAAGCGCGTCCAGGATCAACGCATCCAACTGCTGATCGGGACGGACGCCGCCAGCGAAGGTCTCAACCTTCAGGTTCTCGGCTCGCTAATCAACATGGACCTGCCGTGGAATCCCACGCGTTTGGAACAGCGCAAGGGCCGCATCCAGCGAATCGGCCAACGTTTCTCGGAGGTTTACGTCTACAACATGCGCTATCGCAACTCAGTAGAAGACGACGTACACGCCGCACTCTCAGATCGTCTCCAGGACATCCATGCGCTTTTTGGCCAGATCCCGGACACGCTGACCGACGTATGGGTTGACGCCGCTCTCAATAGCATCGACGAGGCCCGCAAGCGCATTGACGCCGTACCGACCAAGCACCCGTTTGATATACGCTACAACCGCGATGTCGGCGCGGCCGGCGGGCCGCGGTGGGAAGCCTGCGCTGATGTGCTCAATGCGCGAGAACGCTTGCAGTCTCTTCGCGACAATTGGTGATGATGCGGTCCAGACCGTGGATAGGGATACGAAGGAAGCCGGGGCGCAATTTATTCGGCGTATCAAGGATGGTACTCTGTCTAAGAAAATCCTCCTAAACAGTTCTGATGATTACCCGCGCAGATATCAAACGGTTGAAGGATTTTCATTCAATTGAGCGAACTCATGCTACGAAAGTGGCGGCATACGCCGCCTACTGGACAGCGCGCCGAAAACCAATTCAATTCTTGCAGGCCCGCCCGATTCCGTTCTCAAGGAATGGGACCATGTTAACGAGGCTTTCTCAGCTCTCTTGCTGATTGACATGGTCTATGACAATAACCGACCCATTGTCGGCGTCAACGATCGCGGCTACAAAGTCTTTCGAAGTCACTTGATGTACTCTCTAATATTCAGAGCTCTTAATCCGCAAACACTAGAGCTCGTCTTGCTAGCTTTGGACGCTGAGCCGACTTTCACAGCAGACGCCGGTCCGCTCTTACTTTGGCCATTGGTCCCCGCAAGACGGCGGTGTTGGCCCGGTAGCCCTGGTCGGAATGCACCAGCAGCCCGTAGGAGATAAGCGCCAGAATGTCGCGCTGCAAGGTCCTTCGACTGACCATCGCGTAGCTCACGCGCACGGCCGCGTTGACCTCTGCAAGATCGCTTTCCGAATATTCCTGCTCAAGCTTGACTGACAGAATCAACGCCATCTGTCTCCTGTATGTAAGATTTGTCTTCATCCCGGAAACTTGAAAGGTCTCGCGAACATAATCGCGCCACGCGATCAACAGCTGGTTAGCGTGAACCGTTTCGAGGATTACAAGGAGGCCGTCCTTGAGTCCTTGGACCGCGTATGCAATAAACCCCGTTAAATCGCCTTTATTACGCGAGGAGAGAGCCAGTTGTCGGTAGTACTCGGAGCGGGTTTCATTGTAGAAGTTGGAAAGAATATGGGCGGCAATGTCAGGGACCCCGGCGCGCAAGAGCAGGTAAAACTCGAGTAATCTTGCGGTGCGGCCATTGCCATCACCGAAGGGATGGATCCACGCTACATAGACATGAGACACAATGGCTTGAATGATTGCGGTGGAGAAACTCTGTCCCTTCTCAAAGTGAAACTCTTTTCGGCTCCAGTCGCAGAAGGCAGTCATCAGCGGTCCGACCTCAGAACCAGCGGGCGGACGGTAGACGCGGCCGACGGTTACCTGTCCTCTGCGGAATTGGCCGGGCGCCGCCTCAAAGTGCGCCCCGAGGTCTTTGCCGATCATTCTGTGGAAGCGCCGAATCAGGTCTGGCGATACGAGATTGTCAATGGCGCCGCCAGTCACGACTTCATCGCGTAGTTCATTGAGCGCGTTGATGACATTTCTCACCTCCTGTTCCATGTACTGCTTGCTGCCGGGGAGGCTCTTCCCGGCGAGAATATCGCGAATCTCATCCGCTGAAAGTGTATTGCCCTCGATCGCGGTGGTCGCCTGGGCGCCGCGAATCAAGTTCACACGGTAGATTTCGGCGCGAGATTCGGGCATGATCGGCGTCGTGGAAATTGCCCGAATCAATGCCTCGCTCTGGCCGAGCTGGAACCAGGTATCGGGTCCCACATCCCAGGCTTTGCGGAAGCTGATAAATGGGTGCTGGACCGTGGCCATGTCATAAGCTTCGTCAGAAATTAAGTCAAAAAAGTCCAGTTTTTTGACGGACACAATTCACGGGTCGCCTGCCTGTCCTTGCCCATCGCCGAAGCTTCCGCGCCGCAGCGATCAGGCGCGCAGCAATTTGAAGGCGTGCGTCCAGCTATTGTTAATAAATCCCGGAATGCACCACAGAATGCACAGCGGTTCGATGGCGCGGGCCGCCTCGACGCCGCCCATGTCGGCCGCGTCCCAGCCAAACTTCTTCAGCGCTTCGATCACCTCGCCCTTGGCGGCGGCGGAATTGCCGCATAGAAACATGGTCGGCGGGCCGCCAGGCAGTTTGGGGTCCACCATGTAGGCATTGCCCACGCAGCTGAAGGCCTTCACGAAGTTGGCCGCCGGCGCCAGCTTCTGCAGCCGTTCCATCAACGATTCGTTGGGCCCGGTAAAGAATTGCAGAACGCCATTTACCGGCGGCAAATCGGAGATAGGATTGCTGACATCGATCACGGTCTTGCCGGCCAGCTGCTCGGCGCCAATCAAGCGCACCGCATCTTCGGCCGCCGTTCCCTTCACCGCCAGAACCACAATCTGAGCGAAGGCCGCCGTCTCGGCGAAGTTGCCGGCGGCGATGCCGGCGCCTGCTTTGTGTGCGGCGTCCTCAGCCTTAGCCGACTGCCGTGCGCCCAGCATCACCTGGTATCCGTACCTGTGAAAGCCTGCGGCAAGTACCTGGGCGACCTGTCCGCTGCCAATGACTCCAACCTTTGTTGCCATGGGTCTGCCTGCGAACGGGCGCACGAAGCGACAAGCGCGATTCCGGCGCAGGCGGTGCTAAACGTCGCACAGGGAATGCGAATTGCCATTCCCGGCGAACTTTGCCAGAACGGACAATCATGGGCAAACAAAAGCTGTTTATCGAAGACCTGGATCTGGCCGGCAAACTTTGCGCAGTGCGCGTTGATTTCAACGTGCCGGTCAAAAACGGCAAAGTGGGCGACGACAAGCGCATCCGCGCTGCGCTGCCAACCATCCGCAAGTTGCGCGAGGCCGGCGCCCGCACCTTCCTGATGACGCACCTTGGCCGTCCCAAGGGCGGACCGGAAGATAAGTATCGCCTGGCCCCCGTGGCCGCCCACCTTTCGCAATTGCTTGGCTCGCCGGTGGAATCGCTCAGCGATTGCATTGGACCCGAGGTCGATGCGCGCATTGCCGCCATGAAAAACGGCGAAACCATTCTGCTGGAAAACGTGCGCTTCTATGCCGAAGAAGAAAAGAACAACGCCGACTTTGCCCGCAAACTTTCGCACGGCGCAGACTACTTCATCAACGACGCCTTTGGCACGGCGCACCGCGCTCATGCCTCCACCGCCGGCATCGCCGCCTATGTGCAGCGCTCCGCCTGCGGCTATCTGATTCGCGACGAGCTGAAATACCTGGGACAGGCGCTGTCCAATCCCGCGCGTCCTTACGTGGCCATTTCCGGCGGCGCCAAGATCTCCGGCAAAATTGATCTGATGAAAAATCTGCTGCCCAACGTTGACACGCTGATCGTGGGCGGCGGCATGACCTTCACCTTTCTCAAAGCGCAGGGTAAAGAGATCGGCAAGTCTCTTCTGGAAGCGGACAAGGTCAGTCTGGCGGGCGAATTATTGAAGCAGGGCGGATCGAAGCTGGCGCTGCCATCCGATTTCCAGGTCAGTACGGAGTTTGACTTTGATGGCGGCAAAGTGGGCGCCCTGAAGACGGTGAGCGATTCAACAATTCCGGCCGACAGCTATGGTCTGGACATTGGTCCGGCAAGCGTCGAAGCCTTCCGCAAGATCTTGCTGGCGGCAAAGACCATCGTCTGGAACGGACCGATGGGCGTATTTGAAATCGACGCTACAGCAAAAGGAACCTTTGCCATCGCCCAGGCGCTGGCCGATGCCACTGCCGCCGGCGCCACTACCATCATTGGCGGCGGTGATTCAGCGGCGGCCATCGAGAAGGCCGGTCTCTCCAGCAAAGTGAGCTTTGTCAGTACTGGCGGCGGCGCTACCCTCGAATTTCTGGAAGGACGCGTGTTGCCAGGCGTGGATTGCTTGAGCGATGCTTAGTATCGGGCGCTGGCCTTAGAGCGCAGCCTAAACAACGGGATCGGGACAGACGGCGCGCAGTCCGCATCGGGCGCAGTGCTGGCCAAGAAACACGGCCTCAAACTGCTCCATCATGGCGGTCACCAGCGCCGCCTCGTCGGTCCAGATGCCCGCTTCAAAGTTGCGCCGGCGCACGCTCCTGGCGCCCATGCCGGCCCCGGTCAGATTTGCCGAGCCAATATAGGCCAGCCGTCCATCGACCACAATGCATTTGAAATGCACGCGCGGGCAGAGCACGCGTTCGAATCGTTCGCTTTCAAAGAGCGCCGGGTA
The DNA window shown above is from Leptospirales bacterium and carries:
- a CDS encoding DUF1156 domain-containing protein encodes the protein MNDRTFIEDQFPVSKVSKESYKERMANYSQTLTGLGKWWGRKPLVLVRAALLGLLLPATDDSEKDREVFLALMTMDEEGLWRRKEAAKRNIAPTEIVRVLTDEEHHDRVVARVGDFASALPGLTHDLKSTLFGFVTTNSRKEDSFRWKKDATTAEKVALERLAFQSLYYDEKIEYGVRAEHLEGPSPEAWQKINSHLGTSAASLPELVRELGMRRFGHVPRVGDAFCGGGSIPFEAARLGCDVYASDLNPVAALLTWAALNIVGGGPEVAEEVRRAQEEIYNAVDRQITEWGIEHNAKGHRADAYLYCMEVLDPETGWRVPLAPSWVIGEKTKTVAILEPLPKEQRYRIRIKMDATPAEMKAAKAGTVQGGYVVHPKNKNRVPMSLIRRENAEGLRLWESDDIVPRPDDVFQERLYCIRWVAPYYEIKDGKVWKRLTVAEAEALDNFERRIADKTLRKQEERYYAEPDAEDQAREERVLELLRERFVDWQKQGFIPDKKIEPGPKTSEPIRTRGWTHWHQLFPPRQLLFLGATSLHLMRHNDSAPMRVASLLALGRVTDWVTKLCRWGTGQNRESIAQTFFNQALNVMYNFGAKGLSLTLGNFFNADMSREAFVSSTVCGVCSALALEADCDVWITDPPYADAVNYHELSEFFLAWYEKHLAKLFPEWSTDSRRALAIKGEGEDFRRSMVAAYSNLTKHMPDNGLQIVMFTHQDAGVWADLAVILWASGLHVTAAWTIATETTSALKDGNYVQGTVLLVLRKNTSTETAFLDELVPRIEEEVRRQVESMERIEDKEEPNFGDTDYQLAAYAAALRVLTGYGQIEDLDVERELTRPRGKGVKSALETIVENARDVAASIRIPEGLGKLLWNDLAPVERLYLRGLDLESKGELRAGAYQELARTYGVRDYPELLASARANEARVKSAREFSNRNLGTEGFGSTLVRQLLYAVSVATTDESPQSGRNYLKTEVEGFGRKRAHIVALLRYLARFQHTLPERAAECRMAELLAGLIENDID
- a CDS encoding DEAD/DEAH box helicase family protein, translating into MIRRYSSRQPGPGNNSLGRTFLAKALKQARTYDRIAGYFSPSILEVAGEEIEAIKRVRVIANSQVTFGRFSAGGRVSESARKEALWQEWCAEDPSARAMPNNVLERLYHLLDSGQMTVRILPNDRFGLIHGKAGVITYYDDSQTSFVGSANESLQAFQLNYELIWEDDSPEAIAWVQNEFNTLWGAPDAFDLTRDIIDDVLRTAKRRVRTQLEWCANPNPAAPIVESPVYRKHAGLWSHQKYFVQRAFEEHLEHDGARLILADQVGLGKTIQLAMAAQLMALHSPDNRPVLIVVPSTLLGQWQGELWNLLEVPSAYWNNRAWVDEYGVEGERHKDGEIGIAKCPRRIGIVSQGLIFRGSDTVQALLRKKYECVIVDEAHRARARATPGGKRGSGSADANNLLSFIRAVSPRTRSLLLATATPVQMDPVEAWDLLAALAEGRTDVFGGKYSQWWKDPAQAVGAAIEGVPGLNEQEFWNWVRSPLPPEGEKDADGGEPFRAIRDSLAMGPHEYEAKLDDLERLDAPARSRVANLRGTFFLFHNPFIRRIVRRTRLALETTLDPETGRPMLDPVAVRLCGESGRDSLELSSYLQDAYDTAREYCATVAKARRGSGFLETLLLRRIGSSMAAGMSTAQKLQGGTSEEDLSKEYEDSEDEPELPGSLPRLQSEQHQLLSRVIQCLATAAEEGADPKLARIRQILDRGVEGTGPWLERGCIIFTQYFDSAQWLAQELTSAYPELPIGLYAGSNKSSLFFGGYAEPMAREEIKKRVQDQRIQLLIGTDAASEGLNLQVLGSLINMDLPWNPTRLEQRKGRIQRIGQRFSEVYVYNMRYRNSVEDDVHAALSDRLQDIHALFGQIPDTLTDVWVDAALNSIDEARKRIDAVPTKHPFDIRYNRDVGAAGGPRWEACADVLNARERLQSLRDNW
- a CDS encoding Fic family protein, with amino-acid sequence MEQEVRNVINALNELRDEVVTGGAIDNLVSPDLIRRFHRMIGKDLGAHFEAAPGQFRRGQVTVGRVYRPPAGSEVGPLMTAFCDWSRKEFHFEKGQSFSTAIIQAIVSHVYVAWIHPFGDGNGRTARLLEFYLLLRAGVPDIAAHILSNFYNETRSEYYRQLALSSRNKGDLTGFIAYAVQGLKDGLLVILETVHANQLLIAWRDYVRETFQVSGMKTNLTYRRQMALILSVKLEQEYSESDLAEVNAAVRVSYAMVSRRTLQRDILALISYGLLVHSDQGYRANTAVLRGPMAKVRADRRLL
- a CDS encoding NAD(P)-binding domain-containing protein, encoding MATKVGVIGSGQVAQVLAAGFHRYGYQVMLGARQSAKAEDAAHKAGAGIAAGNFAETAAFAQIVVLAVKGTAAEDAVRLIGAEQLAGKTVIDVSNPISDLPPVNGVLQFFTGPNESLMERLQKLAPAANFVKAFSCVGNAYMVDPKLPGGPPTMFLCGNSAAAKGEVIEALKKFGWDAADMGGVEAARAIEPLCILWCIPGFINNSWTHAFKLLRA
- a CDS encoding phosphoglycerate kinase, whose product is MGKQKLFIEDLDLAGKLCAVRVDFNVPVKNGKVGDDKRIRAALPTIRKLREAGARTFLMTHLGRPKGGPEDKYRLAPVAAHLSQLLGSPVESLSDCIGPEVDARIAAMKNGETILLENVRFYAEEEKNNADFARKLSHGADYFINDAFGTAHRAHASTAGIAAYVQRSACGYLIRDELKYLGQALSNPARPYVAISGGAKISGKIDLMKNLLPNVDTLIVGGGMTFTFLKAQGKEIGKSLLEADKVSLAGELLKQGGSKLALPSDFQVSTEFDFDGGKVGALKTVSDSTIPADSYGLDIGPASVEAFRKILLAAKTIVWNGPMGVFEIDATAKGTFAIAQALADATAAGATTIIGGGDSAAAIEKAGLSSKVSFVSTGGGATLEFLEGRVLPGVDCLSDA
- a CDS encoding phospholipase, coding for MLRMVRDRELYEEVILKACAATRRYLWIGTADIKDMHMEIGGRFRPFLQLLDQLVQRGVEIRLLHAKEPGERFRRDFDRYPALFESERFERVLCPRVHFKCIVVDGRLAYIGSANLTGAGMGARSVRRRNFEAGIWTDEAALVTAMMEQFEAVFLGQHCARCGLRAVCPDPVV